Below is a window of Cytophagaceae bacterium DNA.
CATCTGCCTTAAGTGGTGTTGTTTCTGACACCAAAGGTGAAGCTTTACCCGGAGCCACCGTTTTGGCTGTTCATGTTCCAACTGGGACAAAATACGCTGGTATTACTGATACCAAAGGACGTTATAATTTCCCAATAGTAAGAGTAGGTGGTCCTTATGCAGTTTCTGTTTCTTTTGTAGGATTTAAAGATCAGAAAATCGAAGTTTCTAATTTAAGACTTGCTGAAACCGAGATTGTCAACTTCAAAATGGTTGATGCCAATACTACACTGGACGAAGTGGTTGTAACTTCGGATAGAAACAGAGTTTTGAGCAGCGAAAGAACAGGTTCTTTGACCAACATTGACCGTAATCAAATAGCCAATTTGCCTTCAATCTCAAGAAGTGTTAATGATTTAACCAGATTGACACCACAGGCAACAGGCCAGTCAATAGGTGGTGGTAACTACAGATCAAATAACTTTACTATTGATGGAGCCAACTTCAACAATCAGTTTGGTATTGGTCAGAATATCCCTGCCAACGGCTCACCAATTTCATTGGATGCCATAGAGCAGATATCTGTAAACATTACTCCATTTGATGTTCGTCAATCAGGCTTTACCGGTGCTGCTGTTAATGCAGTAACCCGTTCAGGTAGAAACGAATTCTTCGGTTCTGCATTTGCAACTTACCGTGATGAAAAACTTCAGGGCAAAAAAGTTGGTGACAAAGAAGTTGTTCGTAACGATTTGTTCATCAAACAATATGGTGTAAGTGTAGGTGGACCAATTATCAAAGATAAATTGTTCTTCTTTGTTAATTTGGAACAAAACAAAACCAATGAACCTGGCCCAACTAAAGTAGCTTCTAATGCTTCAATGCCTTTTGGCGGAGCCAACACTCCTACTTATGTGGCAAGACCAACAGAAGAATTTCTTGACGGTGTAAGCAAATACCTTTTGGACAAATATGGTTATGAAACAGGCCCTTACCAGGGTTATTCTAACAAGAGCTACAATGACAAATTATTTGCTAGAATTGACTGGAACATTAACAACAATCACAAAATCAATTTTAGATATAATCAGGTACAAAATGCTGAACCAAGAACCATTTCATCTTCTACTTCAGGTTCAAACGTTTCTTTCTCATCTGCAAATAACCGTCTGAGCAACAATGCACTTCACTTCATGAATTCCAATTATTTCCAGGAGGCAAACCTTTACTCAGGAACTGTGGAATACAATGGTAACTTTGGTAAATTTAACCACTCTTTGAGAGGTGCATGGGTTCATCAGTATGAGCCACGTACTTCGGGTGGTGGAGTATTTCCACTGGTTGATATCCTTGAAGGGGCATCGGTTATTACAACTTTTGGTTATGAGCCATTTACTTATGGAAACCTTAGAGATGTTACTACTTATACACTTAATTACGATGCTAATTATTCTTTGGGTAAACATAATTTAACAGCAGGGGGTCAATTTGAAACAAGTACAACTAAAAATGGTTTCCAAAGATTTGGAACAGGATACTATATCTTTAACTCATGGAATGATTTCGTTTCAGGTGCAAAACCTAAAGATTATGCCCTTACATTTCCTTTGACAGCAGATGGTTCACAGGCTTTCCCTGGATTCCAGTTCAATCAAACATCATTGTATTTGCAGGATGTATTTAATGTAACGAACCGTCTCAAATTGACTGGTGGTATCAGAATTGAACTTCCTTCTTTCCCTGGTGTTGATGAAATCAAAACTCACCCATTGGTTGCAGGTTTGACTTTTGCTGATGGTAGAAAAATTGATACCGGTGAGCTTCCATCTACCAAATTGATGGTTTCTCCTAGATTAGGCTTCAATTATGATGTGAAAGGTGACAGAAGTATTCAATTACGTGGTGGTACTGGTGTATTTACCGGTAGAATTCCATTTGTATGGATAGTGGCTCAATCTGGTGATGCCGGAATGTTGCAAATAACTCAGGCTTTGAATGGCCAGGCAAATACTCCTGTTTTCAGCCCGGATGTCAAAGCCAACTATCCATCTACCCTTCCAGCAGCAGGAACTTTCATCCCAAGCTCAATCTCAGCAATGGATAAAGATTTGAAATTCCCATCTACCTGGAAAAGTAGTTTAGCAGTTGATTTCAAACTTCCTTTGGGAATTACAGCTACATTTGAAGGTATCTTAAACAAAGACATCAATGCTGTAATTGCTCAAAACGTAAACCTGACTCAACCTAAAGCTTTGAATGTTTCTGGTTATCCTGATAACAGAGAGATATATGCAAACCCTAACGTTGACAAGTTCATTAACAAACTAAACAATGCGGGTCAGGCTTCTGCCACAAATACAGGTGCATTTAACACTATTGTGATGAAAAATGCTCAGGGTGGCAACTACTATTCGGCAATGATGCAATTGTCAAAACAATTTGACAAAGGTTTCTTTGCTACCTTGTCTTATGTAGCATCCGGTGCTCAAAACTTTGGTGACGGTAGCGGTGACCAGATACTTAACCTTTGGTCGATTCCTGAGATTGTGGGTAATTCAAACAATCCAGTTTTGGGTTATACATCAAACGTTCTTCCTCATAGATTAGTAGGTTCAGTTTCATACAATAGAAACCTTATCGGAAAATTAAAAACCGGAATCACATTGTTCTATGATGGTGCACATCAGGGAAGATATTCTTATACCTACTCATCTGACTTTAACCGTGACGGTCAGGTTAATGACCTGATTTACATCCCTAAAGATGCTTCAGAGATTACCTTCCTTGATATTGCTGCAGGAAATACCAGCTACGGTGGAAAAGCCTACACTGCTGCTGAGCAATCAACTATTTTCTTTAATTTGATTGAAAACGATCCGTATTTGAGCAAAAATAAAGGTAAATATGCTGAAAGAAATGGTGCTAAACTTCCATGGAGAAATCAGTTTGACCTAAGGTTTAATCAGGATTTGATCAGAGATATTGCAAAAACAAAAAATAATCTTCAGTTTTATGTTGATATCTTTAATGTAGGTAACCTTTTGAATTCTTCATGGGGTAACAGAAGTTTCTCAACAGGAAACCTTTTGATTCCTACCAATACATCAAGTTTGGTTCCTGGTGGTGCTGTTAAGCCTACCTTCAGAATGAACTTTAACAGTGGAGCAATTATTTCTGAAAAGACTTACAGAACAACAGAAACAATCGGTTCTACTTATTATTTGCAATTTGGTCTAAGAATGTCTTTCAACTAAGATTTTTCTTTAATCATATTCTAAAAAATCCTGCTTCATACGGAGCAGGATTTTTTTTAGCTTTGTACTTCAATAAATTGGATAAAAATGAACAAAGACCTGATTCTCAGAGAAAATCTGGCTCTGCAAAGAACCACCCTTGCCAATCAATCTACCCTGCTGGCCTTCCTGAGAACATCACTCTATTTTTCTTTGGCTGGATTAAGCCTTGAAAACCTCTTGAAAATCAAACATCATGAAAAAGTACAGATACTGATGTTTGGCATTTCAATTTTTATATTTATTTATGGAATTAGCAATTATTTCATTCATAAAAAAAGAATAAAACGCAGCGAAATACATATCGGCCATTATAAAGAAGATTATGAATCTGAATCTTAAAGGAAAAAACGCATTAGTAAGTGGCAGCTCAAAAGGAATAGGCTGGGCAACCGCAATGGAGCTGGCCATTTTGGGAGCAAACGTAACATTGGTATCAAGAACCGAAAACAGCTTGGTGTCAAAACTTGCATTACTTCCAAATGATGGCAGCCAAAGCCATGATTTTCAGGTTTTGGATTATGAAAATTTGCCTGATTTTGAGAAAAAAGTTGATATTATTGAAAAACAATATCATATTATAATCAATAATAGCGGCGGGCCTGCAGGTGGGAATATCATTGAAGAGCCTACCGAAAAATTTGAAGCGGTTTTCCGGCAACACCTCGAAACTGCTCAGATCCTTGCTCAAAGGTTTGTTCCATTTATGCAATCTGAAGGATTTGGAAGAATTGTAAATATAATTTCAGTATCTGTAAAGCAACCCATTGTGGGCCTTGGCGTGTCAAATTGCATTAGATATGCAGTAGCTGCCTGGGCCAAAACGCTTTCAAAAGAAATCGCAAACCGGGGAATAACCGTAAATAATGTCTTGCCGGGATATACCCTGACAGACCGCCTGGAAGAAGTATTTAATCAAAAAGTAATATCGACAGGCATTTCAAAACAAGAATTAATTAAAGAAATAATAAAATCAATTCCGACAGGAAAAATTGCCTTACCTGAAGAAGTAGCAGCTGCAGTAGCCTTTTTATGTAGTCCGGCCGCCGCTTCTGTCAACGGAATCAATTTGCCGGTGGATGGTGGAATGAGTATGAGTCTTTAATTTTAAAACCACCATTACAAACTTTTTGATGGAATTAATCGTTCAACATAAAAACAAACCTTTAAAAAAATGAAGAAAATTTTATTGTTAGCCGCTATGGCTATTTCGGGATTTGCATTTTCTCAGGGAATCAAAACTCCTGCTCCAAGTCCAACCCAGACAATCAAACAGGATTTTGCTCTGTCAAGTATTGAGATAAATTACTCAAGACCAGCTGCTAAAGGAAGAAAAATATTTGGTGACCTGGTGCCTTTCGGAAAAATGTGGAGAACCGGTGCCAATTCCCAGACTACTATCACCTTTGGCGAGGATGTAACAGTGGGTGGTAAAGCTGTAAAAGCCGGAAAATATTCTATTCTAAGTATTCCTGGCGAAAAAGAGTGGGAAATTATTCTTGCGAAACCTGAGACAAGCGTTTTCAATTACAAAGCAGAAAACGAGGTTACAAGGTTTAAAGCCTCAGCTGTTGCTATGCCATTTGCAGTTGAAAATTTTATGATACTTTTTGGTGCTCAAACAGCCAATTCAGTGAATGTAAGCCTGGTTTGGGAAAAAACAGAGGTTGAGTTTTCGGTAGTGGCCGACATCGACACAAAAATCATGGCTGATATAGACAAAGCTATGAATGTGGACTCGAAGCCTTATTTTCAAGCTGCATCATACTATTTTGACAATAGCAAAGATATGAATCAAGCTTTGGCTTGGGCCAACAGAGCGGTTGACGCACAGCCAGATGCATATTGGATTATCCATTTGAAAGCTAAAATTCAGGCTAAACTAGGTGACAATGCTGGTGCTATCGCAACAGCGAAAAAAGGAATTGAAGTAGCAAAGAAAGCCAAATCAGACGATTATGTTACTCTAAATGAGAAACTTATCAACTCTTTGAAGTAATATTTTACAGATATTTTAGACACCCGGCAAACGTCGGGTGTTTTTTTTGTTCTATTAAAAACCTATTTGATTGGAATAGTGATAATAGCCTTGGTGCCTGTTGGATTTTTTAGACTATCATAAAGGTCCACAAAAGTAATCTCGGTAGTTTTACTGAGGTTTTGGCGAAATTCTGAAGGCGTTCCTTGGTCAATTTTAATCCAATGGAAGTCTGCTTGGAAACTTTTGAATCTTTGATTTTCTGGGCCAATTCCCGCCCGATACCGTTATCAATGATTTCAAATCTAACCCCAAAGTCCTCAATTTTCTGAATATTGATTTTTAAGTTTTTATCTCCTTTCTTATTTGACAAGCCGTGCCAAATAGCGTTCTCAATAAATGGCTGAAGTATCAAAGAAGGAATTTTAATCTCTTCAGGATTTAGTCCATCTTCAATTTTCACCTCATAATTAATTTTTTCAGTAAACCTGATATTTTCAATATTGAGGTATAAGGCCATCGTTTCGAGCTCTTCTTTCAGACTAATTTCCTTTTCCTGAGAATTGCTCAAAATGGTCCTGATTAATTTTGAAAATTTATTGAGGTAATAAACCGCTGTCTCTTTTTCGTTGTTAATTATAAAAAGCTTGATAGAGTTTAAAGAATTAAATAGAAAATGGGGGTTCATCTGAGAACGTAACATTTGTTGCTCGAGCATCAATACTTTTTTCTCATTTTTGAGTTGATATTGACGGTACCAAATCAAAAATAAAACCCCAAGCATCGCAAACAAAATTGCCGCAAAAACCATAATTCTTTGATTATCTCTGAGCTTATATTTTACCAATTCATTTTCTTTTTCCAAAAGCCTGATCTGGTTCTCCTTTTTCTCACTGTCATACTTTAAGATAAGTTCCTGAGTATATCGCAGATTCTCTTCATTCAGTACTTTTTCGCCATATTTTTGCTTCAGTTTCATATTGAGCAAGGCATTTTTATAGTCGCCTTTGGCTTCATAGAGATTGGCCAAATGCTCATAAGCCTCCGAAGCTGATGATTTAAAGTCATTTTGAATAGCAATATCCAGACCCATCCTCAGGTTGGTTTCGGCATCAGAATAATTCTTAAGTTTGGTCTGTGCCCAGCCTGAGTTGATTCGGGCAAGAGTCATATAATATTTATCACCAAGTTCTTCTGAAAGCTTAATGGTGGGTTGTATAAATTTAAGACCTTCTACAGCCTTATTTTGCTTAATGAGCACCTGACCAATAGAATTATTGCAGATTATTTTACCTAAAGCTGAGTTTATTTCCAGATTATAATTTAATGATGCTTTGTAGTTTTTCAAAGCCTCGGGCAGGTCATTTTGAGCCTCCGCGATAATACCCAGATTTTGATAATTTATTGCAAGGCCTAGTTTATTATTAAGTTTCTTTTCAATGCTCAGCGACTTTTCAAATTGTTTATAGGCCAGGTCATATTGTTTTAAAGAAAGGTAAATATTACCGATGCTATTTTGTGAAATGGCAATACTTCTGAGGATACTTTCTGTCTTTGGGTTGATTTTTTCGGCATGACTCAATGCCAGCTTATGATTGTCAAGAGCAAGACGCACTTCATCCATGCGACGATAGGTTACTCCGAGCATGTTGAGAGCATATATATATAGGTCAGTATTGCCAACGTTTTGTGCTTCATTTATAGCATTCTGAAGTAAACCTAAAGAAGCCTTATATTCAGATTTATTGCGGGTGTTGATCCCTTTAACAATTAAGGCATAGATTTTCCCTTCTGGAAAATCACTTTGCCCGGCTAATTTGTTTATTATTAAGCTATCCCCTTTAAATTCTTTTAAGTAAGTGTCAATGTTAAGGTAATCAAATTCCTTTTCCTTTTTCAGATTTCCCAATGCTTTTTCAAAGGAAACACTCTGCGAATTACCTGAAAACCAGGCAAACAGACTTAATATTATAAGAATTTTTCTTATCATTTTTCAATAAAAAGGTTTTTCTTGTTTCTCGAAACGGGTACATGTTTGCCATTGGTCAGCACCAGATATCCTTCATTTTTCTGGTATTCTCTTACTTTATTGAGATTAACCACAAATGAATTATGCACCCGGTAGAAAATACTTTTGGGAAGCTTCTCTTCTATATTTTTTAAAATTTGTGTCAAAAAAAGTTTTTGGCCGTTTTCGAGAAATACATTGCAATAATTTCCGTCACTTTCACAATACAGGATTTCGTGAGATTCTAAAAAATATATCTTGCCGTCACATGAGATATTGATTTTTTTTAAAGTTGGAATCTGTGAATTGGCCATATTGATGAGCATTTCTTCCAGAATATCCTTGATATGAGTATTTGATTTTTGGCTTTCAATTTTATCTACGGCTTTGATAAGGTCGTCAGAATCAATAGGTTTAAGCAAATAATCAATTGCCCGTGTTTTGAGTGCCTGAATTCCGTACTGATCATAGGCAGTTGTAATGATGACTTCAAAATCGCGTTTGGGAAAAAATTCCAGAAACCTGAAGCCATCCATCTGAGGCATGTCAATATCTAAAAAAATGCAGTCAATTTCATTGGATAAAATAAAATCTCTGGCATCGTATGGACTTTCAAATGTCGCCAATACATTAACTGAAGGACAAAAACTTTTTATTTCCCACTCAAGGCTTTGGATAGCCTTAGATTCGTCATCAAGGATTACTACATTTATCATAATGGAGAATAATATCTTTATAAAGCTATGGAATTATTGTCAATATTGGATAGTAATTGTATGATTTGCCATTTTTTCCTTACAAAAAGTAAAAAAAACATTATGATTGGGAAAAATAAAAAAAAGAGTGAAAACATCACTGAATTCACTCTTTTTCCAAAAACTATTTTAAGCTTATTTTTTCTTTCTGTGTACTTTAATCATATCGGCATCGGCCAATATACGACCACAATGCTCACAAATGATGATTTTTTGTTTGTCCATAATATCAGCCTGACGCTGAGGAGGAACCACATTAAAACAGCCACCACAAGCACCTCTGTCAACAGCAACTACCGCAAGTCCGTTTTTAGCACCGCCTCTGATTCGTTGATATGCTTTTAGTAATCTTTCGTCAACCTTCTTGGCTTGTTTTTCTGATTGCTTCAAAAGTTTTTCTTCTTCTTCCTGGCTTTCAGTGACAAGCTTATCTAATTCCTGACGCTTTTGTTCCAACACATCCATACGCTTGGCTTTGGCAGCTTCTGTATCATCTATGTCGGCTTGTTTCATCGCGATACGATAATCAGCTTCTTTGATTCTTTTGTCAGAAAGCTGAATTTCAAGTTCCTGAAGCTCAAGTTCTTTTGAAATGGCATCAAATTCACGGTTATTTCTAACGTTCATTTGCTGATCTTTATATTTCAAAATCAACTTATCCGCATCTTTTTTGTTAGCCACGTGTTTGTCGATCTCTTCTTTGAAGGTGCCTATTTCAGACTGAAACTTCTGAACACGGGTCTCAAAACCTATTACTTCATCTTCAAGATCTTTTACCTCTTCGGGCAAGTCACCTCTAAGTTTACGAAGTTGATCTAGTTTTGAATCAATATCTTGTAACTCCAACAGGGTTATAAGTTTGTCTGCAATCGTAATTTCCATATATTCTAATATAAATAAAGACCTGTTTGCTGTCTTTTTTAAAAATGATATTTAATTGGATTTGTATCTATTTCTGATAAATAGGACGCAAAATTACTAAATTTTTTTGAAATAATTTCTACTAATAAATCTTTTGTAAATTGTTCACTTTCAAAATGTCCGATATCTGCAATTACAATCTGATTATCGGCATCAAAAAACTCATGATATTTGTAATCGGCAGTCACAAAAACATCGGCACCTGCACCCTTTGCATCAGGAAAAAGAAAACTTCCTACTCCGCCACAAACAGCCACTTTTTTGATAATTTTATTTTCAGGACCGGCATATCTTATTACCGAAACATTCATTTTCTGTTTCAGATATCTTAAAAAGTCGCCCAGTTCCATTGCTTCTTCCAAAACACCAATACTCCCAGAGCCAACGGTCTGATTTTGATTTTCAAGCAATATCAAATAATAAGCAATCTCTTCATATGGATGAGCTTTTCGCATGGCGTCCAGTACTTTTGATTTTAGATTTTCAGGAAAAATCACCTCCACTTTGTGTTCTTCTACCTCTTCATAAATCCCCCGGCTCCCGATCACAGGATTGGCGGCCTTCTGAGGCCTGAAACTACCGATACCTTCCACTTTAAAGCTGCAATCAGAATAATTCCCTATATTGCCTGCACCGGCGGCATAAAGAGCGTTTTGAAGTGCTCCGGTGTTTTCTCTGGGAACAAACACCTCCAGTTTGTAAAGGGTATTTTCTTTTTTTCTTAGTACCGACACATTTTTGAGTCCAAGTCGCTCCGCAATTTTGGTATTGACGCCTCCGGCCACATTGTCGAGATTGGTATGGATGGCATAGATGGCGATATCATTTTTGATAGCCTTTATCACCAGGCGTTCCACATAGTTTTTGCCATTTAATTTCTTCAATCCTCGGAATATCAATGGATGATGGGCAACAATCAGATTGGCATTTTTCTGAATGGCTTCATCCAGCACCGCATCCGTTACATCCAACGTAACCAAAACAGCAGAAATTTCGGTTTCCGGATCCCCGATTATCAAACCTGAGTTGTCGTAGTCTTCCTGAAAAACCGTTGGAGCCAGGGTTTCAAGAAATTGAGTTAATTCTTTGATTTTCATAAATAAAAAGACTTTCTATTCTTTATTTCTCCTCC
It encodes the following:
- a CDS encoding SDR family oxidoreductase — encoded protein: MNLNLKGKNALVSGSSKGIGWATAMELAILGANVTLVSRTENSLVSKLALLPNDGSQSHDFQVLDYENLPDFEKKVDIIEKQYHIIINNSGGPAGGNIIEEPTEKFEAVFRQHLETAQILAQRFVPFMQSEGFGRIVNIISVSVKQPIVGLGVSNCIRYAVAAWAKTLSKEIANRGITVNNVLPGYTLTDRLEEVFNQKVISTGISKQELIKEIIKSIPTGKIALPEEVAAAVAFLCSPAAASVNGINLPVDGGMSMSL
- a CDS encoding DUF202 domain-containing protein, yielding MNKDLILRENLALQRTTLANQSTLLAFLRTSLYFSLAGLSLENLLKIKHHEKVQILMFGISIFIFIYGISNYFIHKKRIKRSEIHIGHYKEDYESES
- a CDS encoding TonB-dependent receptor, whose translation is MNQKTTFLRLLSILFIGLVMSFGLQAQVTTSALSGVVSDTKGEALPGATVLAVHVPTGTKYAGITDTKGRYNFPIVRVGGPYAVSVSFVGFKDQKIEVSNLRLAETEIVNFKMVDANTTLDEVVVTSDRNRVLSSERTGSLTNIDRNQIANLPSISRSVNDLTRLTPQATGQSIGGGNYRSNNFTIDGANFNNQFGIGQNIPANGSPISLDAIEQISVNITPFDVRQSGFTGAAVNAVTRSGRNEFFGSAFATYRDEKLQGKKVGDKEVVRNDLFIKQYGVSVGGPIIKDKLFFFVNLEQNKTNEPGPTKVASNASMPFGGANTPTYVARPTEEFLDGVSKYLLDKYGYETGPYQGYSNKSYNDKLFARIDWNINNNHKINFRYNQVQNAEPRTISSSTSGSNVSFSSANNRLSNNALHFMNSNYFQEANLYSGTVEYNGNFGKFNHSLRGAWVHQYEPRTSGGGVFPLVDILEGASVITTFGYEPFTYGNLRDVTTYTLNYDANYSLGKHNLTAGGQFETSTTKNGFQRFGTGYYIFNSWNDFVSGAKPKDYALTFPLTADGSQAFPGFQFNQTSLYLQDVFNVTNRLKLTGGIRIELPSFPGVDEIKTHPLVAGLTFADGRKIDTGELPSTKLMVSPRLGFNYDVKGDRSIQLRGGTGVFTGRIPFVWIVAQSGDAGMLQITQALNGQANTPVFSPDVKANYPSTLPAAGTFIPSSISAMDKDLKFPSTWKSSLAVDFKLPLGITATFEGILNKDINAVIAQNVNLTQPKALNVSGYPDNREIYANPNVDKFINKLNNAGQASATNTGAFNTIVMKNAQGGNYYSAMMQLSKQFDKGFFATLSYVASGAQNFGDGSGDQILNLWSIPEIVGNSNNPVLGYTSNVLPHRLVGSVSYNRNLIGKLKTGITLFYDGAHQGRYSYTYSSDFNRDGQVNDLIYIPKDASEITFLDIAAGNTSYGGKAYTAAEQSTIFFNLIENDPYLSKNKGKYAERNGAKLPWRNQFDLRFNQDLIRDIAKTKNNLQFYVDIFNVGNLLNSSWGNRSFSTGNLLIPTNTSSLVPGGAVKPTFRMNFNSGAIISEKTYRTTETIGSTYYLQFGLRMSFN
- a CDS encoding Nif3-like dinuclear metal center hexameric protein; this encodes MKIKELTQFLETLAPTVFQEDYDNSGLIIGDPETEISAVLVTLDVTDAVLDEAIQKNANLIVAHHPLIFRGLKKLNGKNYVERLVIKAIKNDIAIYAIHTNLDNVAGGVNTKIAERLGLKNVSVLRKKENTLYKLEVFVPRENTGALQNALYAAGAGNIGNYSDCSFKVEGIGSFRPQKAANPVIGSRGIYEEVEEHKVEVIFPENLKSKVLDAMRKAHPYEEIAYYLILLENQNQTVGSGSIGVLEEAMELGDFLRYLKQKMNVSVIRYAGPENKIIKKVAVCGGVGSFLFPDAKGAGADVFVTADYKYHEFFDADNQIVIADIGHFESEQFTKDLLVEIISKKFSNFASYLSEIDTNPIKYHF
- a CDS encoding response regulator transcription factor is translated as MINVVILDDESKAIQSLEWEIKSFCPSVNVLATFESPYDARDFILSNEIDCIFLDIDMPQMDGFRFLEFFPKRDFEVIITTAYDQYGIQALKTRAIDYLLKPIDSDDLIKAVDKIESQKSNTHIKDILEEMLINMANSQIPTLKKINISCDGKIYFLESHEILYCESDGNYCNVFLENGQKLFLTQILKNIEEKLPKSIFYRVHNSFVVNLNKVREYQKNEGYLVLTNGKHVPVSRNKKNLFIEK
- a CDS encoding tetratricopeptide repeat protein, whose product is MIRKILIILSLFAWFSGNSQSVSFEKALGNLKKEKEFDYLNIDTYLKEFKGDSLIINKLAGQSDFPEGKIYALIVKGINTRNKSEYKASLGLLQNAINEAQNVGNTDLYIYALNMLGVTYRRMDEVRLALDNHKLALSHAEKINPKTESILRSIAISQNSIGNIYLSLKQYDLAYKQFEKSLSIEKKLNNKLGLAINYQNLGIIAEAQNDLPEALKNYKASLNYNLEINSALGKIICNNSIGQVLIKQNKAVEGLKFIQPTIKLSEELGDKYYMTLARINSGWAQTKLKNYSDAETNLRMGLDIAIQNDFKSSASEAYEHLANLYEAKGDYKNALLNMKLKQKYGEKVLNEENLRYTQELILKYDSEKKENQIRLLEKENELVKYKLRDNQRIMVFAAILFAMLGVLFLIWYRQYQLKNEKKVLMLEQQMLRSQMNPHFLFNSLNSIKLFIINNEKETAVYYLNKFSKLIRTILSNSQEKEISLKEELETMALYLNIENIRFTEKINYEVKIEDGLNPEEIKIPSLILQPFIENAIWHGLSNKKGDKNLKINIQKIEDFGVRFEIIDNGIGRELAQKIKDSKVSKQTSIGLKLTKERLQNFAKTSVKLPRLLLWTFMIV
- a CDS encoding DUF2911 domain-containing protein — encoded protein: MKKILLLAAMAISGFAFSQGIKTPAPSPTQTIKQDFALSSIEINYSRPAAKGRKIFGDLVPFGKMWRTGANSQTTITFGEDVTVGGKAVKAGKYSILSIPGEKEWEIILAKPETSVFNYKAENEVTRFKASAVAMPFAVENFMILFGAQTANSVNVSLVWEKTEVEFSVVADIDTKIMADIDKAMNVDSKPYFQAASYYFDNSKDMNQALAWANRAVDAQPDAYWIIHLKAKIQAKLGDNAGAIATAKKGIEVAKKAKSDDYVTLNEKLINSLK